A section of the Festucalex cinctus isolate MCC-2025b chromosome 7, RoL_Fcin_1.0, whole genome shotgun sequence genome encodes:
- the setd2 gene encoding uncharacterized protein setd2 isoform X2, whose amino-acid sequence MFVLGISKMEESLHLKHFLKDEGSGASVKVEGLSKAALIKSLSPRVMLSNHLLPKGTKMKVNLEDQSRQKVSFSFSQTKKPLHSIFVIPSSPEKSDTEPHTASSQPTINKGRASDSKNEQKQTRAVPISIEQTSSPVQSFAAKLKLDLAKIHFKKQILSVSVTRENLTSFLREDTPTSVLQKPASNSETKCPTLQHQNPVGVCASEDSHRHSSESRTVSSLKKSAVSSGKEEENSSYEQDKNVYKRKTRSQTDTRTETEDPVPMSSRRKSVDSKSKTNLESGSKAVTKRSSSRSQGEENEKNSSKRSENHERSSSYTKSDRDSRYTSRSLRSGKDRRRSRSRSRSRSKSKGSRTSSSHTRSDRSRGDRGYRSERSYYHDSDRRSYRSSPRRDRRRSRSRNDRTRDSSDSEDDHRKMRTRTSDSSRSSTYSKSSSYSKSDKASKSSDLPHSSDSAKRNQTSSSTSERTPSKRLSDSDHQRKCSPSVEARHHKPSTHHTVETNRKSNSSTQNTHVDIEKHEHENRRKSNPSDTESDQRTKTQAGAVLEETCKEEKITQVDSKQTTCSRSSEDTSEHDRQSEDRFQNPSDEPKLEANIESCLLGEKEKGNVSCTQETSRDNHQDSELTDTHCERLDGPSSNLEVEKEIAPAISSSESMLHVNDTLENVNNVKDSLSPENIPHVTSNAAAESLYISSDGVVCSMDIKDVDSPPQGSPSTVVDVPASHDPQTCKAQDELCIVATATDPAQTNAPLQSEQLCKIENLMTPEQNIDNAKQSSPTKKSRWDIVGQKSAVSEDSQQTLCAEQPKKMVCVKKIEFSINQSQIEIIQNTQETERHSIPGQEIESLKQADGYDHGESTQGITGIDHTQKTNLDQSLCNRHVIQVNSAAKMESWNGNIPEKSEDNTHKNELNNTSLEFGEGLSEASDSDNSEYDSDCDEAVKRLQSVVVVPKNSTVTSESHATGPSSCSPVISESLITNDMTNVNSQKVQYQVSSQQRLEGVSYHTSAPCQSQSNMIDSTSHLERSSATGVSQTFVTCPTNVHQGITNLTHSLDGSGHYDQLQGQHYVNNGGELMLAHYHHSTSVDVNDGGGFNPSWSFTQPEQPSSTYQQPDSSHGPLLPKSKLSETFPSAQQHGNNSVSWNHQTSDMQTSKTPYLQPYQDLASEIHPDSLTNDHDDYCRAKPSNQSKATVTQEPPGVSGFVQGHEISSNSKCSTVPDPPREDSFKTHRSRGPPKKRRPEIESDSDNEAEAGPAAKKERQGETVDVKETQVKVEVVRPSLTLQHFQDANRWKDFAKTKKMPPYFDLIEENLYLTERKKSKSHRDIKRMQCECPVLPKQDRLRGMMACGDDCLNRLLMIECSSRCLNGHYCSNRRFQMKQHADFEVILTEDKGWGLRAAKDLPSNTFVLEYCGEVLDHKEFKARVKEYARNKNIHYYFMALKNNEIIDATLKGNCSRFMNHSCEPNCETQKWTVNGQLRVGFFTTKEVSAGTELTFDYQFQRYGKEAQKCFCGAPSCRGFLGGENRVSVRAAGGKMKKDRTRKNALTTVDEELEALLENGEGLYDGKQVVSLCRLMVRVENMEQKLTCLKLIHDTQNPSCLKQFLDHHGLSLLWIFMVEISEAKGNCANNIKLQSEIIKTLAVLPISTKNMLEESKVLTFIQRWAQTKALPQPTEMDGYSSENTSRAQTPLNTPDVSSSKLGPESDRDPSKPAVDRRLKIISENSLDSALSDASKASDGKEEEEEDDDEEEEDSEDKQQKVDTVNEAANPVKESSEEVVKDVKVEKPEETEMSLDSREQVQVDEVKDQVELEEKPCEVKVDMNDEPKEELEVSDKTSGEEQTIQTPSEMAEIEIEIQHSEIESVQMDVPEAPTEQSVEQVVAKMETAVTPPTGPEAQLDEPAPVAPPSSDTPEASMPSEDTPAPTEPPAIETPSQDEEEGVSDVESERSQEPQVSALDISSMAAKLLESWKDLKEVYRIPKKSQVEKEANDRSRDRDTTLTPRNTSGSRERERERDKERDRDRDHDRDWERDRDRDRDRERERERDRDRERDRDKTPRSTERRRRRSTSPPSYERSSRRTEERFDPSKTPRGVSSKERNKLSTEERRKLFEQEVAQREAQKQQQQLQQQQQQQQQQQQQQQQQQQQIQAMTYDPAVAYASTSGFITYPPGYPLQTFVDPTNPNAGKVLLPTPTADPNMTYEQTPPQRLVSELGLPSPSSTSQATPVSNISQHIATANLPPADTRQYAQPAVAAQDPSVPVLSVPAQTTPQVQGQQGFATLWDPTTQQAVTVQTQPAQQYAAAPAQGATQTAIYYQGQPCQAIYSIPTAYPQTNTPVIQAYSDPSTSYLHGQTVYPGHQQGVVVQQGGTVTTIVTSQTVQQEMIVPNNVIDLPPPSPPKPKTIVLPPNWKVARDPEGKIYYYHIATRQTQWDPPTWDGSSDTNLDHDSEMDLGTPTYDENPSKFSTKTAEADTSSELAKKSKETFRKEMSQFIVQCLNPYRKPDCKHGRISNTDDFKHLARKLTHGVMNKELKACTNPEDLDCNENVKHKTKEYIKKYMQRFGAVYRPKEDTDVY is encoded by the exons ATGTTCGTCTTGGGAATTTCGAAAATGGAAGAGTCTCTTCACCTTAAACACTTTCTAAA AGACGAAGGAAGTGGTGCATCG GTAAAGGTGGAGGGCCTTTCTAAGGCAGCCCTCATCAAAAGTCTATCTCCTAGAGTCATGCTGTCCAACCATCTCTTGCCTAAAGGGACCAAGATGAAGGTCAACCTCGAGGATCAGAGTCGTCAGAAAGTGTCCTTCAGCTTCTCGCAGACCAAGAAGCCACTGCACAGCATTTTTGTTATCCCTTCCAGCCCTGAAAAGTCTGACACTGAACCTCACACTGCCTCGTCACAGCCCACAATCAACAAAGGAAGGGCTAGTGAcagtaaaaatgaacaaaagcaGACGCGTGCAGTGCCAATTTCAATAGAACAGACATCTTCCCCCGTTCAAAGCTTTGCTGCTAAACTGAAACTGGACTTAGCGAAGATCCATTTCAAGAAGCAAATACTTAGTGTGTCTGTGACTAGAGAAAATCTAACATCTTTTCTTCGAGAGGATACACCCACGTCTGTTTTGCAGAAACCGGCAAGTAACAGCGAAACCAAATGTCCAACTTTGCAGCATCAGAACCCTGTAGGTGTCTGTGCTTCTGAGGATTCTCACCGTCATTCCTCTGAGAGTCGAACAGTATCAAGTCTCAAGAAATCTGCTGTATCCTCAGGAAAAGAGGAAGAAAATTCCAGTTATGAGCAGGataaaaatgtatacaaaagGAAAACCAGGTCACAAACTGACACGCGAACAGAGACTGAAGATCCAGTCCCGATGTCTTCCAGACGCAAATCAGTTGATtccaaaagtaaaacaaatttgGAAAGCGGGAGCAAAGCAGTAACAAAAAGGTCTTCCTCTCGCTCACAAggggaagaaaatgaaaaaaactcaTCAAAGCGATCTGAGAATCATGAAAGGTCATCCAGTTATACAAAATCAGACCGTGATTCTAGATACACATCGCGGTCACTACGATCAGGCAAAGATCGTAGAAGATCCCGATCAAGGTCTAGATCAAGGTCTAAATCTAAAGGCTCTCGTACCAGTTCATCTCACACAAGATCTGACAGATCAAGAGGCGATAGAGGGTACCGCTCGGAAAGGTCTTATTATCATGATTCCGATCGCAGATCGTACAGAAGTTCTCCGCGAAGAGATAGACGACGATCTCGTTCTCGCAACGACAGAACTCGGGACAGTTCGGACTCTGAAGATGACCATCGCAAAATGAGGACAAGGACAAGTGACTCCAGTAGATCATCCACCTATTCAAAGTCCTCTTCCTACTCAAAATCGGACAAAGCATCTAAATCTAGTGATTTGCCACATTCGTCAGACTCGGCTAAAAGAAATCAAACCTCATCTTCAACGTCAGAAAGGACTCCTTCAAAGCGACTGTCAGACTCTGACCACCAGCGCAAATGCTCTCCAAGTGTAGAAGCAAGGCATCATAAGCCTAGCACCCATCATACAGTAGAGACCAACAGAAAATCCAACTCTTCCACTCAAAATACTCATGTGGATATTGAAAAACATGAACATGAGAATCGCCGGAAAAGCAACCCTAGTGACACAGAGTCTGATCAAAGGACAAAAACACAGGCAGGCGCTGTTTTAGAGGAGACATGTAAAGAAGAGAAAATTACCCAGGTCGACTCTAAACAGACCACCTGCTCCAGATCTTCAGAGGACACCAGTGAACATGATAGACAATCAGAAGACAGATTTCAAAACCCCAGTGATGAACCAAAACTTGAAGCTAACATAGAATCATGTTTGCTAGGTGAAAAAGAAAAGGGCAATGTCAGTTGTACTCAAGAGACAAGTCGAGATAACCATCAGGATAGTGAGTTAACAGATACACATTGTGAGAGATTAGATGGACCAAGCTCAAATCTGGAAGTGGAGAAAGAAATAGCACCAGCTATAAGCTCAAGCGAAAGCATGCTGCATGTAAATGACAcccttgaaaatgtaaacaatgtaaAGGATAGTCTTTCGCCTGAAAATATACCACATGTGACTTCAAATGCAGCTGCTGAAAGTTTATACATTAGTAGTGATGGTGTAGTGTGCAGCATGGACATCAAAGATGTTGACTCTCCTCCACAAGGGTCACCGTCTACTGTAGTTGATGTACCCGCCTCACATGATCCTCAGACCTGTAAAGCACAAGATGAGCTGTGTATAGTTGCGACTGCCACTGACCCAGCGCAAACAAATGCACCACTGCAATCAGAGCAACTATGTAAAATTGAGAATCTGATGACACCTGAACAAAACATAGACAATGCTAAACAGAGCAGTCCTACTAAAAAGTCCCGGTGGGATATCGTTGGGCAGAAAAGTGCAGTGAGTGAAGATTCACAGCAGACACTTTGTGCTGAACAACCGAAAAAGATGGTCTGTGTGAAAAAAATTGAGTTTTCCATAAATCAAAGTCAGATAGAAATTATACAAAACACGCAGGAAACTGAAAGACATTCCATACCTGGGCAGGAGATTGAAAGCCTAAAGCAAGCAGATGGTTATGACCATGGGGAGTCTACACAGGGTATCACTGGCATTGACCATACTCAGAAAACGAACTTAGACCAGTCTCTGTGCAACCGTCATGTAATACAGGTCAACAGTGCGGCAAAGATGGAGAGCTGGAATGGTAATATTCCAGAGAAATCTGAAGATAATACCCACAagaatgaattaaataatacCAGTCTGGAATTCGGAGAAGGACTGAGTGAGGCAAGTGATAGTGACAATTCTGAGTATGACTCTGATTGCGATGAGGCAGTCAAACGATTGCAGTCTGTAGTGGTTGTGCCAAAGAATTCTACCGTAACAAGTGAATCACATGCCACTGGACCTTCCTCGTGCAGTCCAGTTATCTCAGAATCCCTCATTACTAATGACATGACCAATGTCAATAGTCAGAAAGTCCAATATCAAGTCAGCTCTCAACAAAGACTAGAGGGTGTTTCGTATCACACTAGTGCTCCTTGTCAATCCCAGAGTAATATGATTGACAGCACTAGTCACTTAGAGAGATCCAGTGCTACTGGTGTTTCACAGACTTTTGTGACTTGTCCTACCAATGTCCACCAAGGTATCACTAATTTAACGCACAGTCTTGACGGTTCTGGACATTATGACCAACTGCAAGGCCAGCATTATGTTAACAATGGAGGTGAACTGATGCTCGCACATTACCATCATTCTACCAGTGTTGACGTCAATGACGGAGGTGGATTCAACCCAAGCTGGAGTTTTACACAGCCAGAGCAACCCAGTAGTACATATCAACAGCCAGACAGCAGTCATGGACCATTATTACCAAAATCAAAACTTTCAGAAACCTTTCCTAGTGCACAGCAACACGGAAACAACAGTGTCTCTTGGAACCACCAAACCTCAGACATGCAGACGAGCAAAACTCCCTACCTCCAGCCTTATCAGGACCTTGCAAGTGAAATCCACCCGGACTCACTCACTAATGACCATGACGATTATTGCCGAGctaaaccatccaatcaaaGCAAAGCGACTGTCACCCAGGAACCTCCGGGGGTGTCCGGTTTTGTACAAGGTCACGAAATAAGCAGCAACAGCAAGTGCTCTACTGTGCCTGACCCCCCAAGGGAGGACAGCTTCAAGACCCACAGAAGCAGGGGTCCTCCCAAGAAAAGACGGCCAGAGATAGAGTCCGATTCGGACAATGAGGCTGAAGCTGGACCTGCTGCCAAGAAGGAGCGTCAAGGAGAAACTGTGGATGTTAAAGAAACTCAAGTCAAAGTTGAGGTGGTCCGTCCATCACTCACTCTCCAGCACTTTCAAGACGCTAATCGATGGAAAGATTTTGCCAAGACAAAGAAGATGCCCCCTTATTTTGACCTTATTGAAGAGAATCTGTACCTAACTGAACG AAAGAAGAGCAAATCTCATCGCGATATCAAGAGGATGCAGTGTGAGTGCCCAGTACTGCCCAAACAGGACCGTTTAAGGGGAATGATGGCATGCGGGGATGACTGTTTGAATCGGCTGCTCATGATTGAATG CTCCTCACGGTGTCTGAATGGACACTACTGCTCAAATCGACGCTTTCAAATGAAGCAGCATGCAGACTTTGAAGTCATCCTCACTGAAGATAAGGGCTGGGGTCTCCGTGCAGCTAAGGACTTGCCTTC AAATACCTTTGTGCTAGAATACTGTGGAGAAGTGTTGGACCACAAAGAGTTTAAAGCAAGAGTAAAAGAATACGCACGCAACAAAAACATCCACTACTATTTTATGGCTCTAAAGAATAACGAG ATCATCGACGCAACACTGAAGGGTAATTGCTCTCGGTTTATGAACCATAGCTGTGAGCCCAACTGTGAGACCCAAAAG TGGACGGTCAATGGCCAGCTGAGAGTCGGGTTCTTCACCACCAAGGAAGTCAGTGCCGGAACTGAGCTGACATTTGACTACCAGTTTCAGAGATACGG GAAAGAAGCCCAGAAGTGCTTCTGTGGAGCTCCCAGCTGCAGAGGCTTCCTGGGAGGGGAGAACAGAGTCAGCGTCCGTGCGGCTGGAGGGAAGATGAAGAAAGACCGGACTCGAAAGAATGCTCTCACCACA GTTGACGAGGAACTGGAGGCGCTACTGGAGAATGGCGAAGGACTCTATGATGGCAAACAAGTTGTGTCCCTGTGCAGGCTTATGGTCCGCGTAGAAAACATGGAGCAGAAGCTCACCTGTCTCAAGCTCATACAT GATACACAAAATCCgtcatgtttgaagcagttcttAGATCATCACGGCTTGTCTTTGCTTTGGATATTCATGGTTGAGATTTCTGAAGCCAAGGGCAACTGTGCCAATAACATCAAACTACAATCCGAG ATTATCAAGACCTTGGCTGTGCTACCCATCTCCACTAAGAACATGCTGGAAGAGAGTAAAGTCCTGACCTTCATTCAGCGATGGGCCCAAACAAAAGCACTCCCTCAGCCCACTGAGATGGACGGTTACTCCAGCGAGAACACTTCTCGTGCTCAGACGCCACTCAACACCCCTGATGTTTCCTCCTCCAAATTGGGACCAGAATCTGACAGGGACCCCTCCAAACCTGCTGTTGATCGCCGCCTTAAAATCATCAGTGAAAACAGTCTGGACAGTGCACTCTCAGATGCCAGCAAAGCATCTGATggcaaggaggaggaagaggaggatgatgatgaggaagaagaagacTCTGAAGACAAACAACAAAAGGTAGACACTGTCAATGAGGCTGCTAATCCAGTGAAAGAAAGTTCAGAAGAGGTGGTGAAAGATGTCAAAGTTGAGAAACCGGAAGAGACGGAAATGTCTTTAGACAGTCGGGAACAAGTTCAGGTAGATGAGGTAAAAGACCAAGTTGAGTTGGAGGAGAAACCCTGTGAGGTGAAAGTGGACATGAATGATGAGCCAAAGGAGGAACTTGAGGTATCTGACAAAACTAGCGGAGAAGAGCAAACCATCCAGACACCAAGCGAAATGGCTGAAATTGAGATTGAGATTCAGCACTCTGAAATTGAGTCTGTTCAAATGGATGTTCCTGAGGCTCCAACTGAACAGTCAGTTGAGCAGGTAGTAGCCAAGATGGAAACGGCTGTGACTCCTCCTACTGGTCCTGAGGCCCAACTGGATGAACCTGCCCCTGTCGCTCCCCCAAGCTCTGATACCCCAGAGGCCAGTATGCCATCTGAAGACACACCAGCACCTACGGAACCTCCAGCGATAGAAACACCTTCTCAGGATGAAGAGGAGGGTGTTTCCGATGTTGAGAGTGAGCGGAGTCAGGAGCCGCAAGTCAGTGCTTTGGACATTAGCAGCATGGCAGCCAAGCTGTTGGAGAGCTGGAAGGATCTCAAG GAGGTGTACAGAATACCAAAAAAGAGTCAGGTAGAAAAGGAAGCCAATG ATCGCAGTCGAGATCGTGACACAACTTTGACTCCACGCAACACCTCAGGTAGTCGCGAGCGTGAAAGGGAGCGTGACAAGGAACGGGACAGGGATAGAGACCATGACCGGGATTGGGAAAGGGACAGGGATCGAGACAGGGACCGGGAACGGGAGAGAGAAAGGGACCGAGACAGGGAACGTGATCGAGACAAAACTCCACGCAGCACTGAGAGACGGAGGCGCAGGTCCACATCCCCACCCTCCTATGAGCGCAGCAGCCGACGCACTGAGGAACG TTTTGACCCGTCAAAGACACCGAGGGGAGTTAGCAGCAAGGAGCGCAACAAGCTGTCTACAGAGGAACGCAGGAAGCTGTTTGAGCAGGAGGTCGCTCAGCGGGAAGCCCAGAAGCAGCAACAGCAACTtcagcaacagcaacaacagcagcagcaacaacaacagcagcagcaacagcagcagcagcagatccAAGCTATGACCTATGACCCTGCCGTGGCCTATGCCTCCACATCTGGCTTCATCACCTACCCACCTGGTTACCCCCTCCAGACATTTGTGGATCCCACCAACCCCAACGCAGGCAAAGTACTACTACCCACGCCTACCGCTGACCCCAACATGACCTATGAACAGACTCCACCCCAAAGACTTGTCTCAGAGCTTGGGCTTCCGTCGCCATCATCAACTTCACAAGCCACTCCTGTTTCTAATATCTCTCAGCACATCGCCACCGCCAACCTCCCGCCTGCAGACACCAGGCAGTACGCCCAGCCCGCCGTCGCAGCCCAGGACCCCAGCGTGCCTGTCCTCTCCGTGCCCGCCCAGACGACGCCCCAGGTCCAGGGCCAGCAAGGCTTCGCCACTCTGTGGGATCCCACCACCCAGCAGGCAGTGACCGTGCAGACGCAGCCAGCACAGCAGTACGCCGCAGCCCCGGCGCAGGGTGCCACGCAAACAGCCATCTACTACCAAGGCCAGCCGTGCCAAGCCATCTACAGCATCCCCACCGCATACCCTCAGACCAACACGCCAGTCATACAG GCGTACTCTGACCCTTCAACCAGCTACTTACACGGTCAGACGGTGTATCCTGGCCATCAGCAGGGTGTGGTGGTGCAACAGGGAGGCACCGTCACCACCATTGTTACCTCCCAAACTGTACAGCAG GAAATGATCGTACCCAACAATGTGATAGATCTGCCTCCTCCCTCTCCCCCGAAACCCAAAACTATCGTTCTACCTCCCAACTGGAAAGTGGCGCGGGACCCTGAGGGAAAGATCTACTATTACCATATTGCAACAAG gcaAACTCAGTGGGATCCTCCAACCTGGGACGGAAGTAGCGACACCAATCTGGACCATGACTCTGAGATGGACCTGGGCACTCCCACTTATGATGAAAATCCCTCCAAG TTCTCAACCAAAACAGCTGAAGCAGACACTTCCAGCGAATTGGCTAAAAAAAGTAAAGAGACATTCCGCAAAGAG ATGTCCCAGTTTATTGTGCAATGTTTAAATCCTTACCGGAAGCCAGATTGCAAACACGGCCGCATCAGCAATACAGACGACTTCAAACACCTGGCAAGAAAG CTAACCCACGGCGTCATGAACAAGGAACTGAAAGCGTGCACCAACCCTGAGGACCTGGACTGCAACGAGAACGTCAAGCACAAAACCAAGGAGTACATCAAGAAATACATGCAGAGGTTCGGCGCCGTCTACCGACCCAAGGAGGACACGGACGTCTACTGA